The Deinococcus detaillensis genomic sequence TTTGAAACTGGTCATAGATAGCCTTGCGGCTCGCCAGATCACCGGCTGAAAGTCCACTGCTAACCAATTTATCGAGGAGGAGTTCAAACGACTCAGTTTTGGCGGGCTGGCTTTGCCCAGTGCGGTTGAGGTTCCAGATGTGAGCGACGCCGTTGAGGTTGTACAGGTTGCGGCGTGTAGGAGGATCGGAGACGCCGCCGAAATCAGTGAACGACAAGTCGAAGTTTCGGGTACCGTCAGCGTTGAAATTGCGTAGAGCCGGATTGATCACGCTGCCGTTATCAGCCACTGTAAATGAAGCGTCAATCCCAACTTTTTTCATGTCGTCAATGATGATGGGTGCGGCCAGCTTCTGGAGCGCTTCAGTCGAGACGACTAGAGCGTTCATTTTGATGGTTCGGCCTTTACCATCGACTAGCAGGCCTTGGGCATTTTTCTTGGTGAATCCCAGTTCGCGTAGCAACTGCACAGCTTTAGCTGGATCGTAGCTGAACTTGGTTTTGCCCTCTACATAGACGCTGTCGGTATACCACCGGGTGTTGCCGCTGGAAATAGGGCCGTAAAGTGGTTTGCCCAGACCGCCCAGTCCAACTTTGATGATGGTATCGCGGTCAATCAGATAAGACAGCGCTTTGCGGAATTTCAGATTCCGGCACAACTGGGCTTTGAACGGATCAACGTTTTGGAAGTTGCAGAGAATAGTAGAAGTGATCGCCGTCTGGGTAATGTTGATCTTAAGGTTGGCATCCAGACGGTTGCTGCTAATGGCCTGCCGAGCGCCCTGCACATCATCAATCGTGAGCGGCTGAAAAAAGTCTAATTGCCCAGCGATGTACCCAGCCAGCCAGGCTTCGGTATCGGCGTAGTTTTTGCCGATAACGCGGTCGAGGTAGGGCAGCTTGTTGCCTTTTTCGTCCACCACCCAGTAGTTGGGATTTTTACGCAGGACAATTTCTTCACCGGGCCGGTAGGCATCAAGCAAAAAGGGGCCAGCCATGACCATGCTTTTGGGGTCAGTATTAACGCCGTAAGCGGCATTGACAGCTGCTGCGCCGCCCTTCTCGAAGATCGGCTGCCAGATATGTCTGGGAACAATTGGCCAGCTCGCCAGCTCAAGCACTGCCGCGTCTTTGGCATTGAGGGTGAGTTTTACCGTGTCGCCGTCTACTTTGCTCCACTTGATCGGTTTTCCAGACTGCTGAAAATTGGTGCGCTGACGGGAATTGACCTGTACATCAGCATGAAGCTGAGCGCTGAACAAAACGTCATCTGCCGTGATCGGCTTTCCATCTGACCAAGTCATACCCTTCCTGAGATTGAAGGTGAGTTCCAGGCCCTTTTGCTGAAAGTTAGCGCAGGCGTAACACTCGTACTGCCCAGAAGCCGAATTGAACTGCACCAATTGAGGAAACCACAGATACTGGATATACGCGTCAGTCAAAGACTGAACTGTGAACGGATTGAACGTCGGCGGCAGTCCCACCAGACCGTAAGTAAAGGTGCCTCCTATCGGTGCAGTGCCGCCGCCGCCGAAGCGGGCTGAGCGAACCAACGATTGAGCGTCAGCCAGAGAAGCTGCAGCGGCAGACATCGCCAAAACCATTACCATCCATTTCGTGTTCTTCATTTCTCCTCCTCAAGGATTTGTTCGCCGTTCAGTCGAGGCCGGTGAGTGAGCACATGCTTATCTCATCTCGACCTCGATTTCGGGTCGAAAGCGTCGCGAAGCCCGTCGCCGATAAAGTTGAAAGCCAGCACCGTCACGAAAATGAAGAGGCCAGGGAGAAGCATCCAGGGACGAGAGGTAAATGTCTGTAAACCGCCTTCTTGCGCGACAGCTAGCATCAGGCCCCAACTGGAGTTGGGATCCGAAATACCAAGCCCCAGAAACGAGAGCCCGGATTCAGTCAGGATGAAGCCAGGAATAAGCAAGCTGAGCGACACGATGGTGAAACTGGCAGTGCTGGGAAGCACGTGACGCAAGATGATGCGCCAGTCGCTGGCCCCCAAACTGCGAGCGGCCATCACGAAATCCTCTTCGCGCAGCGACAGTACCTGCCCGCGCACTGCCCGGGCCACCCCGCCCCAGCGAATAAAACCTAGAATCACGATCACCACGAAAAACACCACACTACTTTTGGCGTCGAGCGGAAAGAGTGACCGGAGGGCCAGCAACAAAAACAAGGCCGGAATGGTCGCCAGAATCTCAACGGTACGCATAATCAGATCATCAATCAGTCCGCCGTAATAACCCGCGACTGCACCAAGCAGTAAGCCGAGTACCAACGAGATCAGCGCAGCGAAGATACCGATGGTCAAGGTCACACGCGCCCCAAACAAGATGCGTCCGAAGATGTCTCTTCCCAATCGGTCAGCGCCCCACAAAAAGATGGTGGCGGGCTTCTGAACGCCGAACAGATGAAAGTTGACCTGTGGATTGAAGTGCAGCGAATTGCGCCAAGTGACGGGGATAACGTTGAGGGGAAAAGGGGTATACGGCGTGCCCCGAGTCAGAAACTCGACTGGGTAAGCGCGTGAGGTGTCTTCTTTATAGTCGAATTCAAGCGTATCGAGGTTGAGTTCGCTCGACACGTTGTAGACAAAAGGTTGAGTCAGCTTGCCACTGCCCGGATCACGCCAGTGGATTTGGGTAGGCGGTGCAAATGACCGGTCAATCTGGCCGCGAAAGAAAGCTTCCGCCTCGCCGTAAGGAGAGACAAAGTCAGCCAAAGCTGCCAGAAGATACAAGGTCAAGAGCAGCCAGATGCTGATGACCGCCAAGCGGTTTTTCCGAAACTGACGCCGAATAAGTTGGCCGCTCGACAGGGTTTGAGTCTGCGTCTGTGGAGCGGGCGCGTCTGCAAATGGGCCTACAGGCAAGCCCGGTTTGGGACTGGTCATGAATACCTGATGCGCGGATCGATCAGCGCCAGCAGCACGTCGGAAATGAGATTGCCGATCATAAGGAAGATGGCCGACAACACCAAGAGACCCATCACCACATACAGGTCTTTTTGTTGAATGGCGGCCACGAAGCCGGGCGTGATTCCCGGCCAGCGGTACACAAACTCCACCAGGCCCGCGCCAGTCACTAACTCAGGGAGTACAGTACCAATGCCGGAGATCACCGGACTGATGGCATTTCGCAGCAAGTGCTTATAGATGACGGTGCGTTCGACGAGGCCCTTTGCACGGGCCGTGCGAATGAAATCGGCCTGCAAAAAGTCGAGTACCTGCCCGCGCACCACACGCACTAGACTCGACAGACCACCAGTAGTAATTACGATGGTCGGCAGCACCAAATGCCACAGTCGGTCGCCGATTTGCTGCCACCATGCCAAGCCGTCGTAAATCTCACTAGTTCGCATCCCACCTACTGGAAGGGCCAAGCCATTCTTGAGGTCGTAGGTGAAGAAGCTCAGCAGTGGTTTGTACCAAGCGTCGCCCGCGGCCACTTGCCGGAGGTCACTTTGAAAAAACAAAACCACCACAATAAGCAGCAAAATAAAAAAGAAATTAGGGATAGCCAGCCCTGCAACCGATAAGAACGAGAGCGCTTGGTCACCGAAACTGTGTTGGCGAACCGCTTGATAAATTCCGATTGGAATGGCCAACAGGTAAGTCAGCACCAATGAAATCAGCGCCAAACTGAAGCTGTTGACAATCAACGGCAAGATAATGGTCGTCACCGGCGCACGGTAAGTGAACGACTCGCCCAAATACCCGTGACTGATAATGCCCCAAATCCATTTGAAGAACTGAATGGCCACCGGCTGATTGAGTCCAAAATTCTCACGTAACCGCTCGAGTTGCTGAGCGTCAGCGTTAGGATCAAGCGCGAAACGATCGGTGAAATTGCCAGGAGTGAGTTGGATGATGACGAAGGCCAGCAGAGTAGCTCCGAAAAAGGTCGGAATGACTTGGACAATGCGGCGCAGGATATACAGCGTCATGTCGAGTATCCTGGAGTGGTCGCCAAGGCGTATTCGTGGTAAATGGCTGCCGCGTATTTGATACCCTGGATGTAACGGGCGATCGGCATATTTTCGTTAGGGCCGTGCAGGTTATTTTCTGCCGCGCCGAAGCCGGAGAGCACAGCAGGATGAGGAATAGCCAGCATAATTAGGCCCTGAATGCTCACGCCGTGAACGACGGGAGCTGTGCCGAAGACCCGCTGAGCAGCTCGGAAAGTTGCCTGTGCGATATCCTCACGGCTCGACACTTTGTATGGATTTTTACGGGCGTTAATCAGAAGCAGCTCAATGTCGTCAAAGCCGTGCTGCTCAAGGTGGGCTTGCAACTTTCTAAACTGCTCAGCTGGTTCCAGCCCTGGTGGGCAGCGGAAATCCATTTTGACCGTCGCCTGTGCCGGAACGATGGTCTTCGAGCCTTCGCCCGCGTAACCGGAGGTCAGACCGCAGATATTGGCGCTGGCTCCGTAATGTGCCCGCTTGAGAAGTTCGAAGTCGTCATCAGTTGAAAGGTTCTCGGCTCCCATCTGGCGCATGAATTCCTGGCGGTCGAAGTGTTGCAGCTCATCGCGCAAAAACTCCTCGTCCCACTCATCGGGCAAGACCAAGCCGTCGTACCAGTCATTCACCTTAATGACGCCCGTGGCCGGATCGGCGATGCTGGTCAGACACTCGATGAGTCGCCAAGGCGCGGATCGCAGCATCTGAGCGCGGCCAGACCAGGTGTCTTGCGAGAGGGTTTTGCAGCGCAGCTCGATATACAAGATGGCTTTGATGCCCAGATGCACCTCCGGGCGCAGTGACGTACGGTTCACGCCCCCGTCCAAACCAATCGAGGCGTCACATTGCAACCGGTCCCGGTGCTTCCAGACGAAATCCTCAAGATGCGGGCTGCCGATTTCCTCTTCGCCCTCAAACAAATACTTCAGCCGTACTGGTGTGGCTCCAGCGACAGCCCGGTAGGCTTTGGCCGCCTCGACAAAGGCCAGACAACCACTTTTGTTGTCGGTGGCTCCACGGGCGTAGATCACGCCGTCACGCACCTCGGCTCCCCACGGATCAGAGTGCCAGAGTTCCAGCGGCTCTGGCGGCTGCACATCGTAGTGGCCGTAGCACAGCAGCGTCTTGACATCCGGCGAAGCTCCCGCTTCCGTGCCTAAAATCACCTCGGGGCCGCCGTCAGTGGGAAGTGGCTGGGCGTCTTCCACACCAGCGGCCCGCATCAAGTCCTGCAATGTGCGGGCACAAGTCTCAAGGCCAATGTTCTGAGCGCTGACTGAGGGCTGTCGGAGAAGCGTTCTGAGGGTCTTTACCGCCTCGTCAGCATGAGCATCAATATGGTCAAAGACAGCTTGTAAAACAGACGGTTGTGAGGTCATACCAACTCCTTGAAGGAAGCGCTAAAGGCAGGCAGAGCCGTTCTTTGCAGCTCTAAAAAGTTTGAGACTTGGCCGGATGCTCGATCATGCGTGTGTCACCCAATATTTTTTTGCTTGTGGATCTGTTCTTCACACTTCCCAGCCTTCCGAACGAAGACATTCGGACAGCTCCCAGGCGTTAACGTAGTGGTTGTGAAGGCCTGAGGAGGTTTGCAAAGCCAGGTACACGAAGGCCGATGTAATAACGCTAGGATCACGCCAGACTTTCCGGGTCTCTGCGCTGTAGGTCTGTTCGCTCATCGCGGTGTGAGTCGGTGTGCCGGGCGTCAGCGTGTTGACGGCGACGCCGTGCGGCCCAAAGTCATCGGCAATGGCTCTGGACAGGCCTTCAAGACCCCATTTGCTGGCGCAGTATGCCACCTCATCAGCAAAACCCATCACACCTGCGCGGCTTGACACGTTGATGATGGATCCCCTTCCAGCCCGCTTCATGGTGGAAGCCGCCGCTTGGCAGGTCAGGAACGGCGCACGTAGGTTGACGGCTAAAATGCGGTCCCACTCTTCTAGCGTGGTTTCTTCCAGCGTCTTGAGGGCGATGATGCCCGCGACATTCGCCAGCACGTCCAGGCCGCTGCTCTGAGCGGTTATCTGGTCAATCACTTGCTTGACTTCTTCTGGCCGCGTAAGGTCAGCCGGGCAAGCCAAGGCGCTCAGTCCCCGCGCCGAGAGGGCTTGCATCTGCACTTCAAGTTCCTGAATGTGCTGATCGACGCCGTAGACCACTGCGCCTTCTTCGGCAAAACGCTGCGCCACGGCCCGGCCAATTCCCCGTGCCGCGCCTGTAACCAGGCAGACCTTACCGGTCAACTTGGCACTGGAACGCAATTGCGTGTCCGACGAACTACTCAAGTCGCGACCCGTCCACCGTCAATCAACAGACCAATACCTGTGGTAAATGAACTCATATCTGAGGCCAGATACAAGACTGTATGAGCAATTTCTTCCGGCGTACCCATCCGGCCCAGGGGTGTGGACGCCAGCCAACGCGCTTCCACTGCCTCCTGATTCTCAGCGTGGTCAAGGTTGCGCTGGTTCATGGGCGTATCGATCACCCCTGGACAGATAGCATTGACCCGAATGTTTTCTCGGGCGTATTCAACTGCCAAGATACGGGTCAGCGACATGATCGCTCCCTTGCTGGCCCCATAAGACAGGTTGCCGCCTACATTGGCAAAGGCGCTCACGCTGGAATTGTTGACGATAGTGCCGCCAGCAGCTTGACGTAGTAGCGGGAGCGCGTACTTGCAACC encodes the following:
- a CDS encoding ABC transporter permease, with the translated sequence MTSPKPGLPVGPFADAPAPQTQTQTLSSGQLIRRQFRKNRLAVISIWLLLTLYLLAALADFVSPYGEAEAFFRGQIDRSFAPPTQIHWRDPGSGKLTQPFVYNVSSELNLDTLEFDYKEDTSRAYPVEFLTRGTPYTPFPLNVIPVTWRNSLHFNPQVNFHLFGVQKPATIFLWGADRLGRDIFGRILFGARVTLTIGIFAALISLVLGLLLGAVAGYYGGLIDDLIMRTVEILATIPALFLLLALRSLFPLDAKSSVVFFVVIVILGFIRWGGVARAVRGQVLSLREEDFVMAARSLGASDWRIILRHVLPSTASFTIVSLSLLIPGFILTESGLSFLGLGISDPNSSWGLMLAVAQEGGLQTFTSRPWMLLPGLFIFVTVLAFNFIGDGLRDAFDPKSRSR
- a CDS encoding M20/M25/M40 family metallo-hydrolase, which gives rise to MRAAGVEDAQPLPTDGGPEVILGTEAGASPDVKTLLCYGHYDVQPPEPLELWHSDPWGAEVRDGVIYARGATDNKSGCLAFVEAAKAYRAVAGATPVRLKYLFEGEEEIGSPHLEDFVWKHRDRLQCDASIGLDGGVNRTSLRPEVHLGIKAILYIELRCKTLSQDTWSGRAQMLRSAPWRLIECLTSIADPATGVIKVNDWYDGLVLPDEWDEEFLRDELQHFDRQEFMRQMGAENLSTDDDFELLKRAHYGASANICGLTSGYAGEGSKTIVPAQATVKMDFRCPPGLEPAEQFRKLQAHLEQHGFDDIELLLINARKNPYKVSSREDIAQATFRAAQRVFGTAPVVHGVSIQGLIMLAIPHPAVLSGFGAAENNLHGPNENMPIARYIQGIKYAAAIYHEYALATTPGYST
- a CDS encoding SDR family NAD(P)-dependent oxidoreductase, with product MTGKVCLVTGAARGIGRAVAQRFAEEGAVVYGVDQHIQELEVQMQALSARGLSALACPADLTRPEEVKQVIDQITAQSSGLDVLANVAGIIALKTLEETTLEEWDRILAVNLRAPFLTCQAAASTMKRAGRGSIINVSSRAGVMGFADEVAYCASKWGLEGLSRAIADDFGPHGVAVNTLTPGTPTHTAMSEQTYSAETRKVWRDPSVITSAFVYLALQTSSGLHNHYVNAWELSECLRSEGWEV
- a CDS encoding SDR family NAD(P)-dependent oxidoreductase, translated to MPEHGWLANKVAVVTGAANGMGRATALLFAREGACVVIGDIDESGGQAVAEQIRDSGGEATFVRCDVAQESEVAELMATAERQYGGLNTLFNNAGIEQPLTPSHEVTEAMFERIINVNLKGTFFGCKYALPLLRQAAGGTIVNNSSVSAFANVGGNLSYGASKGAIMSLTRILAVEYARENIRVNAICPGVIDTPMNQRNLDHAENQEAVEARWLASTPLGRMGTPEEIAHTVLYLASDMSSFTTGIGLLIDGGRVAT
- a CDS encoding ABC transporter permease, with translation MTLYILRRIVQVIPTFFGATLLAFVIIQLTPGNFTDRFALDPNADAQQLERLRENFGLNQPVAIQFFKWIWGIISHGYLGESFTYRAPVTTIILPLIVNSFSLALISLVLTYLLAIPIGIYQAVRQHSFGDQALSFLSVAGLAIPNFFFILLLIVVVLFFQSDLRQVAAGDAWYKPLLSFFTYDLKNGLALPVGGMRTSEIYDGLAWWQQIGDRLWHLVLPTIVITTGGLSSLVRVVRGQVLDFLQADFIRTARAKGLVERTVIYKHLLRNAISPVISGIGTVLPELVTGAGLVEFVYRWPGITPGFVAAIQQKDLYVVMGLLVLSAIFLMIGNLISDVLLALIDPRIRYS
- a CDS encoding ABC transporter substrate-binding protein, with translation MKNTKWMVMVLAMSAAAASLADAQSLVRSARFGGGGTAPIGGTFTYGLVGLPPTFNPFTVQSLTDAYIQYLWFPQLVQFNSASGQYECYACANFQQKGLELTFNLRKGMTWSDGKPITADDVLFSAQLHADVQVNSRQRTNFQQSGKPIKWSKVDGDTVKLTLNAKDAAVLELASWPIVPRHIWQPIFEKGGAAAVNAAYGVNTDPKSMVMAGPFLLDAYRPGEEIVLRKNPNYWVVDEKGNKLPYLDRVIGKNYADTEAWLAGYIAGQLDFFQPLTIDDVQGARQAISSNRLDANLKINITQTAITSTILCNFQNVDPFKAQLCRNLKFRKALSYLIDRDTIIKVGLGGLGKPLYGPISSGNTRWYTDSVYVEGKTKFSYDPAKAVQLLRELGFTKKNAQGLLVDGKGRTIKMNALVVSTEALQKLAAPIIIDDMKKVGIDASFTVADNGSVINPALRNFNADGTRNFDLSFTDFGGVSDPPTRRNLYNLNGVAHIWNLNRTGQSQPAKTESFELLLDKLVSSGLSAGDLASRKAIYDQFQTVAASNLPLVYLYTRGLHVSYKKRVVNTQDQLTDPVGAFQSSANGAVGEGINFLDTIGVRK